Proteins from a genomic interval of Oncorhynchus clarkii lewisi isolate Uvic-CL-2024 chromosome 13, UVic_Ocla_1.0, whole genome shotgun sequence:
- the LOC139364497 gene encoding zinc finger protein 32-like, translated as MSSLNFSHPVKEEEVFWTEKEALGLNIVVKEEEDVTVKQEVEGEAVTVKEEEKDVTVKEEEDSFRVKEEEDVTVKEEEDAIFGVKEGEITVTLKEEKEEHEQEEETGDLINTRERPDSDSGKSSSEETDPETPNQHHCSHCGKSFRWLGSLKMHERIHTGEKPYHCSHCGKNFTQLGALVGHERTHTGEKPYHCSHCGKSFRWLWVLKKHERIHTGEKPYHCSHCGKSFRWLVSLKTHERIHTGEKPFQCSQCEKSFRWSGSLKKHERKHTGEKPFQHTNTQEEKTYHCSRCEKTFSQSEDLKSHERIERLCSDLCF; from the exons ATGAGCTCCCTAAACTTTTCCCATCCTGTTAAAGAAGAAGAGGTCttctggacggagaaagaagctctggggctgaacattgtcgtgaaagaggaggaggatgtcacagtaaaacaagaggtagagggtgaggctgttacagtgaaagaagaagagaaagacgttacagtgaaagaagaggaagactcgttcagagtgaaagaggaggaggatgttacagtaaaagaagaggaggatgcaatttttggagtgaaggagggagagataactGTCACattgaaggaggagaaggaagaacatgagcaggaggaggagacgggcgatctgattaacacca gagagagaccagactctgaCAGCGGGAAGAGTTCCTCAGAGGAAACAGACCCGGAAACGCCTAACCaacaccactgctcccactgtggaaagagttttaggtGGTTAGGGAGCCTGAAAATgcatgagagaatacatacaggagaaaagccctaccactgttcccactgtggaaagaATTTTACTCAGTTAGGGGCCCTGGTTGggcatgagagaacacacacaggagagaagccttatcactgctcccactgtggaaagagttttaggtGGTTATGGGTCCTGAAaaagcatgagagaatacacactggagagaagccttatcactgttctcactgtggaaagagttttaggtGGTTAGTGAGCCTGAAAacgcatgagagaatacacacaggagaaaagccttttcAATGTTCCCAGTGTGAAAAGAGTTTTAGGTGGTCAGGGAGTTTGAAAAAGCATGAGAGAAAACACACtggagaaaagcctttccaacATACTaatacacaggaggagaagacataCCACTGCTCGCGTTGTGAAAAgacattttcccagtcagaggatCTGAAATCACACGAGAGAATAGAGAGGCTGTGTTCTGACTTATGTTTTTGA